TTCGTCCTCGCCTCACAACTCGTACGTTAATGCGCGGTCGGCAAAGCGCGTAACAGGCGCCCTTCGACAAGCTCAGGATGACAAGGGTCGGACCATGCCCTATTATTTTGAGCTGACGGTGCGTTTTGTTATGTTGAGCTGGCGGTGCGTTTTGTCATGTGAGCCGACAGCGCGTTTTTGTCATGCTGAGCCTGTCGAAGCACGGGCGCTAGCAGGTCGCTCGGTGTTAGCGCGCCGGCAAACCTGGGGCGAGGCGGACTTCGATTTCGGTTTCGAAGGTGCGGTCCCATGGGAGGGTGATGCGCATGTCGGCGATGTGATAGCCCGGATAGATTTGGCCGAGGATATCGACGGCGCGGTTCCAGAGTTCGGCGTTATTTCGTTCGGTGATCGGCGTGGCTTGATCGGGCAACAGATACGTGTGATCCGTAATGCCTTGAGCCGTTAGCGTTGCGTTGAGGTCGGGGCGAACGTAGTCGTGAAAGAGATAGTCGTCCATGTAACGGTCGAAGGTGAAATCGGCGTGCGCGATCGCGTTGTAGCGGTGCGAGCGGCGGCCCACGCCGGCGGCGATCGCTTCGGCGAGCGCGGTACCCACCGTGTTGGCGTTGGTATTCCACGACGAATACGCGTCGATCTTCCCCGCAATGCCGGCTTGCATCATCGATTGAACGAACTCCGATTGGTGAACGAAGCTGCCCTCCAGGAACGTAAGGTCGGCGAGCGCCACCGATTTGCCCGCGGAAACGTCGCCCTGCATCGATGCAAGAAGCGAGGCGTCGTGTGCCGGGTCGGTCTTGGGCACGCGAACGTAGAGCGTAAGGTCGGGCGCCGTGTCGTCGCGCACGCCGCCGCAAAGTCCGATTAGCCCGTCGATCGCCGTTTCGATCGGGGCGAATTCGAGTGGATCGTTGAACGCGGCGCCGTCGGGCATCGAGTATCGCACGGCAACGTGCGGCGTCCATGCGATGCCGCGATCTAAGGCCTGCGCGATCATCGCCATTCCGAGTTCGTCGGCGCCGGGTTCGATCGCAACGCGATCGGCGATCCCGAGCTGCGCGACTTCGGCTTTCAATGCGCGCACGTCTTTGAGATGCAAGCCGACCGGGCCGGCGTCGTCCTGGCCGAGCACGGTACGATCGATCGGTCCGTTCGAAGTGAGTTGCAGAATCTTCAAATCGACCTCGAGATTTCGTGTGCGCGTGTCGAGGTAGGCTTGCAGTATCGGCTCGCC
The Candidatus Baltobacteraceae bacterium DNA segment above includes these coding regions:
- a CDS encoding DUF4127 family protein, with translation MKIAALLLALLPIAFVPLDDRPVTRQLPVLLGAIAGRAVSTPPRADLGNYLTPGNPEAIIAWLNGPAGQHAGDFVVSTDMLAYGGLVASRIPGVTYADAYSRLRELAHLRAEHPKAWLGAFGTVMRLAPTGVPALGPAKDFFAAYPAWKYLQEYANLHDPPLPSEAARAQELRQLIGEPILQAYLDTRTRNLEVDLKILQLTSNGPIDRTVLGQDDAGPVGLHLKDVRALKAEVAQLGIADRVAIEPGADELGMAMIAQALDRGIAWTPHVAVRYSMPDGAAFNDPLEFAPIETAIDGLIGLCGGVRDDTAPDLTLYVRVPKTDPAHDASLLASMQGDVSAGKSVALADLTFLEGSFVHQSEFVQSMMQAGIAGKIDAYSSWNTNANTVGTALAEAIAAGVGRRSHRYNAIAHADFTFDRYMDDYLFHDYVRPDLNATLTAQGITDHTYLLPDQATPITERNNAELWNRAVDILGQIYPGYHIADMRITLPWDRTFETEIEVRLAPGLPAR